TTCCAGCTCGGCCAGTTGCTGCAGCTTGGTGGTCGCCTCGACGTACTGGGCGGCGTTGGTGTCGCGGGCGCTCTTCAGGGAGGAGATTTCGGCGACCAGCTGGGCCTTCTCGGTCACCAGGGTCTGGTAGACCGGGTTGGGACCCATGCGGCGGGCGCCGGGCGCGGTCGTGCGGCCGGCGGCGACGGCGGCCTCCAGGGTGCGGATCTGGGCGTCGATGTTCTGCAGGGTCTGGCTGTCGGGGGTGTAGCGGCTGCGCAGGTCCTCGCGCTGTACCTTCAGCTTGGCCAGTTGGTCGGAGTCGGCGGTGTTGACGTCGCTGTAGAGGGTGGTGGTCGGCGAGAAGCCGGTCAACTGGGTCTCGAGGCCGGCCAGGCGTCCCTGACGCTCCTGGATGCTGGCTTCCAGCGTGTAGCGTTGGCCTTCCAGCTGGCCGATCAACTGGGTCATGCTGGCCTTGGTGGCGGCGAAGTCGCCGAGATTGTTGTTCTGCAGGAACTCCTGATAGGCGGTGTCGGCCTGCGCCAGCCGCTCCTCGAACAGCACCCGCTGGCGCTCCAGGGCCGGCGAGGCGGTCTGGACCAGGACGGTGCGGCGGTAAGTGAGGTACTCCTCCAAAAACGTATTCAGCACCCGGGCGGCGACGGCCGGGTCCTCATGCTCGAAACTGATGCGGATGACCGGGTTCTGCGGCGTGGTCGCCACATTCATGCTCTCGCCCATGTCCTGCACCGCCTTGGCCAGGATCAGCGGCTTCTCGGCGGCCGGGGCGGCGTCGTAGACCTTCCCGGCGGCGGGGTAGACATTGGCCAGGCCGAGCTTGCGCAGGGTGCGTTCACGCAGCTGCGCCGACAGCAGGATCTCGGCTTCCGAGGCCACGAGGCTGTCGGTGTCGGGCACCGCGCCGCGGGCGGCGTCGCCGGCCCGGGGCTCGTAGACATATTCCTGGCCCAGCTGGACCAGCACGCTGGAGCCGGCGGTGTAGGACTTCTTGAGGGTGAAGGAGAAGCCGGCCCCGATGACGAACAGCAGCAGGAAGACCAGGAGCATCAGCCCCTTCTCGCGCCACAGCAGGGTGACGAAGTCGGACGGCGCATAGCGCGGCCGACCGGCCCAGTCGGCGCGGGCCGGCGGATCATGCGGTACGGTGGTCCAGTTGCCGGCGTAGGCCATGCGATTCTGCGAAACGCCCTCTCTTCACGGGCACCCTCGCGCGGGCGGCATTAACGGTCCGTTACCCATTCTCCTTAACCTTTGCCCCATGATCCGCGCGCGCCGTCTTGTTGCAGCTTTCAGTGTCCTGGCCATGGCCAGCGCGCCTGTCGCCGCCAATGCCTGGTGGCCCTTCGGCGGCAAGGACAAGGACCGCCCGACCGCCGCCCCCAGAGGACAGGCGTTTCCCGACATCGCCTATGCCGACTGGAGCGAGGCCGAGCCGGCCTATCGCGTTTATCCGGGCGACGAGCTGGAGATCTCCATCGCCTCGGCCCCGGAGCTGAACAAGACCGGCTTCATCCAGCCGGACGGGCGAATCGCCCTGCCGCTCGTCGGCCCGGTGATGGTCGCCGACCGTACCCTGCCCGAGGTCGAGGCGGCCCTGGCCCAGGCCTATTCGCGGGAACTGCTGCGGCCACAGGTCACGGTCGGCGTGAAGACCGCCCAGCCCCTGAAGGTGTTCGTCTACGGAGAGGTCGAGAAGGCCGGCATCTACGACATGCCTGGCGACATCAATTCGCTACAGGCGGTGGCCATGGCCGGCGGCTTCAAGACCAGCGCCAAGCGCAAGCAGGTGGTCATCCTGCGCCGTACCGCCGACGGGCGGTTCATGCGGCGGACGGTGGATCTGCTGAAGGGATCGAACCAGGGCGGCGCGGACCTTGTGCCGCTGCGCCGCTTCGACCTGGTCTATGTGCCGCGCAGCGAGGTGGCCGAGGCCAACCTGTTCCTGCAGCAGTACTTCCGGGACCTGATCCCGATCAGCTTCGGGTTCAGCTACGACCTGAACCCGAACAGCAACAACTAGGTTAGGCCCGGGCCAGCCATTCGCGCGCCTGGCGCTGGGCTTCGGCGACCTCGTCCGAGGCCATCTCCTGGCTCAGTTCCTTGCGGTACAGCCGCGCTTCCATCGAGCCGCGCATCGCCGCGAGGTTGAACAGCATGTGGGCCGAGACGTAGTCGAGCGGCGCGCCGCCCTGACCGGTGGAATAGAGCATTCCCATGCGGAACAGCTCGTCGCCCGAGGTGTCCGGCCCCGGCAGGGGCAGGTGGGCTTCGGTTTCGTGGCTCATCATCATGATGCCGTATCCCGTGTTTGGCGCCGTTCTGGCGGCCGGTTCGCGTTGATCACGGATACGAGCAAAGAGCCGCGTCTCTGAATTCAAGGTTAATCGGATGCGCCGCCGCGACATTTTGGGCGATTTTTTCCGGAATAGTTTCAGCCTGTTAGGACGCGGGTAAGGGACTGGTAGCGTTACGTTCACACGCCTTGAGAGGGGATGAATCCGCCGGGGTCGCGGTAAGCTTCTGGAGGGGGGCGGGAACAGCGTTCCTGACATGATCGTTCAGGCTGGGTTCAGGCGCGTCGATTCACTCTGATCGCCTGTCGAGGGTAAATCGCGCGGTCCTCCACTCTGGCCGCGCTGTCGACCAGAAGGAGGACGTCGACCATGAAACGTCTGCTAATGGCCTTTGCCGCCGCCGCCTGTGTGGCCGGACCGATGACCATGGTGGCCACCGAGGCTTCCGCCCAGAACCGTGATCGTTACGAACGCCGCGACGACCGACGCGACTACCGTCGTGAGCGCCGCGACGATCGTCGGGACTACCGTCAGGATCGCCGTGAAGATCGCCGGGACTACCGTCAGGACCGCCGCGAAGCCCGCTGGGACCGCGCCCGTCACAACGGCTACTACTACCGCAACCGCTGGCACTACGGCCCGCCGCCGAGCGCCTACTACAACGACCCCTACTACCGCCCGGGCTACGCCGCCTGGCGGCGTGGGGCCTATCTGCCGAGCTACTACCGGTCGAACGACTACCGGATCTACGACTACGGTCGCTACCGCCTGCGCCCGCCGCCGCGCGGCTACTACTGGTACCGCTCGGGCGACGACTTCCTGCTGGCCGCCATTGCCACCGGCCTGATCTTCGAGGTCATCAGCCACTAGGCCGAAACTGAAATGGAAACGCCCCGGAGGAGACTCCGGGGCGCTTTTCGTGGGCGACTCCTGCCGTCCGTAAACCTCTCCTCCCCGCCGCTGCGCGGTCAGGGCTAGCGGATGACCCGAGCGCCCTTGCCGTGCATGACCGCCTCGACTTCGCTGGCCCGCACCATCGAGGTGTCGCCGGGCGTCGTCATGGCCAGCGCCCCATGGGCCGCGCCGTACTCGACCGCCGCCTGCGGGCCCTTGCCCTCCAGGAAGCCGTAGGCCAGCCCGGAGGCGAAGCCGTCGCCGCCGCCAACGCGGTCGTAGATCTCCAGGTTCTCGCGCATCTGCGAGGCGTAGAACTCGCCGCCCGCCCAGAGGATGGCCGACCAGTCGTTGAAGGTGGCGGTCTTAGCATTGCGCAGCGTCGTGGCCGCGACCTTGAAGTTCGGGAACTCGCGGACCGCCGTGGCGATCATGGTCTTGAAGTTGGCCGGGTCGATGGCGCTGATGTGCTCATCGAGCCCTTCGACCTCGAAGCCAAGGCAGGCGGTGAAGTCCTCCTCATTGCCGATCATCACATCGACGTACTGGGCGATCTCGCGGTTGATCGCCTGGGCGCCCGGCTTGCCGCCCTGGCTCTTCCACAGGCTGGCCCGGTAGTTGAGGTCGTAGGAGACGACCGTGCCGTACTTGCGGGCCGCCTTGACCGCCTCGATGACCGCCTGGGCCGTGTTGGGCGACAGGGCCGCGAAGATGCCGCCGGTGTGGAACCAGCGCACGCCTTCCTCGCCAAACAGCCGGTCCCAGTCGACTTCGCCCGGAGCGATCTGACTGGCGGCCGAGTTGGCGCGGTCGGAGCAGCCGAGGGCGGCGCGAACACCGAAGCCTTTTTCGGTGAAGTTGAGGCCGACACGGGTGTTGCGGCCGATGCCGTCGAACTCGCGCCAGATGACATGGCTGGTGTCGACCCCGCCCTGCATCATCAGATCCTCGACCAGCCAGCCGAGGTCATTGACCGGCAAGGCGGTGACGGCGGCGGCGCGCTTGCCCCAGCATTTGCGCATGGCGCGGGCGACATTGTACTCCCCGCCCCCCTCCCAGACGTTGAACTGGCGGGCGTTGCGCACCCGGCCATGACCGGGATCGAAGCGCAGCATCACCTCGCCGAAGGAGACGCAGTCCCAGCGGCAGTCTTCGGCGGGGCGGAGGGTGAGGATGTCGCTCATTTTTTCCGGTATTTCTCGATCAGCTGGACGGTCTCACGGACCTTGGTTTCGATGCCGGCCCAGTCCCTGGCGTCCAGCAGGTCCTGGGTGATCAGCTTGCTGCCCATGCCGGCGGCGACGATGCCGGCCCCGAACCAGGCCTTGACGCTGTCCTCGGTGGGATCGACCCCGCCGGTCGGCATGATGCGGGTCCAGGGCATGGGGCCGAGCACGGCCTTGACGAACTCCGGGCCGCCGACCTGCGTGCCCGGGAAGACCTTGACGATCTCGCAGCCCAGCTCCTGGGCGTAGGAGATTTCCGAGGCCGAGCCGCAGCCCGGGCTGTAGGGGATCATCCGGCGGTTACAGACCCTGGCGACGTCGGCGTTGAGGATCGGGCCGACGACGAACTTGGCCCCATTGGCGATGTAGATGCCGGCCGTCGGCGCATCGACCACCGAGCCGACGCCCATGACCACGCGCGGATCGGCCTTGGCGAAATGGCGGGCGACGTCGAGGAAGACGTGCGCCGCGAAGTCGCCGCGATTGGTGAACTCGATACAGGGCGCGCCGCCGTTGACGCAGGCCTGGATGACGTTGACGCAGACCTCCGGGTCCGGGTGGTAGAAGACCGGGATAACCCCCTGCTTCATCATCGCTGAAAGAACGGACATCCGGTCGTGAGTCATCACGCGCTCCTGTGAACTGCCTGGGGCGCCAGCCTAGCTGAAAAGAATGGGCGCCGGGGTCACGTCCCGGCGCCCAGTTTGCGCAAGGAGGTAGGTTAGAAGGTGTAGCGGAAGCCGACGAAGAACTGCCGGCCGGTGTGGTGGTAGACGCTGGAGCGATCGCCGGTGGACGAGATGTACTGATCGTTGAACTCGTCTGTCAGGTTCAGCCCCTCGGCCGTGATGGTCAGCTTGTCGGTGACCTTGAAGGAGGCCGAAGCATCGACATTGAGCGTCGCCTTCTTGCCTTCCACGTCGTTGAGGTTGGTCGCCCCGACCGCCGCGCTGCTGTTCCGCCCCGGCACCGTCTGAAGGTAGTCGTCGCGGTAGGCGGCGGAGACACGGGCGCTGAACCGGTCGTCCTCGTAGTAGATCGTCGCGTTGTAGGCGGTGGGCGACAGGTTCACGAGGTCGTCGGTCACCTTGACCGGTGAGGTGGCCGAGACGGCGTACTCGATCTCCGATTCCACGTAGGTGTAGTTGAGCACCAGGCCGGTGTTGCGAAGCAGCCCGGGCAGGAAGGTGAACGGTTGCTGGTAGCTGATCTCGAAGCCCTTCAGCGGGCCGCCCTCGGTATTGATCGGGCTGGTCACGTCGTAAGCCGTGGAGCCATCCTGGCCCGGGGGCAGCAGGGTGAGCGGCAGGCCGGTCGTGTCGTAGGGCCGGTTTTCCCGCAGGGTCTGAATGTAGCTGTCGATGTCCTTGTAGAACAGGGCGACGGAGAGCAGGGAATCCTTGGCGAAATACCATTCGAAGCTCAGATCGTAGGTCTTGGCCTCGAAGGGATCGAGCAGCGGATTGCCGGAAACCACCGTGCGAGCCGCCGTGTTGACCGTGCCGCCCGGCGACAGGTTCTGCAACTGCGGCCGCGCCATCACCTTGGCCGCGCCGAAGCGGATCAGGAACTGGTCGGTCACGTCGAAGGCCAGGTTCAACGACGGCAGAACGTCGCTGTACTCGTTGCCGACGACAACCTTGGTGGCGCCGCCGGTCGCCAGGTAGCCGCTCGCCTCGATGTCGGTCTTCACGGACCGCAGGCCGAAGTCACCGCGCAGGCCGTGGCCGAAGATTTCGGTGCGGAATTCGCCCATCAGGTAGACGCTGGAGGCGGTTTCGATGGCGCCGCGATTGTTGCCGCGCGCCGACCCGTTGGTCTCGCCGGCGAGGGTGAAGTCGCCGCCGGTCACGCCGGTGTTGCAGTTGCAGTAGATGTCGTACAGCCGGGCGATGGCGCGCACGTCCGGCACGACCCAGCTGCGGTGCAGACCGCCGGAGCCGTAGCCGGTCAGCACCTTGGAGATGTCGGCGATGGTCACGCCGGGCGGCAGGGCCGGGACCGAGGTCTCGCTTGCGCGCCGCTTTTCGAAGCTCTCGAAGGTGAACTCCGACCAGTTGATGCCGGCCTTGACCGTCAGCCAATCGGTCGCGTCCCAGGCCATGTCGTAGCGGACAGTCTTGTAGGCGTTGTCGACGCCCTGCGGCCGGATGCGGATTTCAGTGCCGGTGGCGCCGGCGCCCGGCGTGTTGATCCACTGCCAGTTGGCGGGGTTGGCGACGTCGAAGCCGTAGTTGATCTTCGGTTGGCGATCATTGCCCCGGAAGTCCCAGCTGTAGCCGTCGATATCGAGGCGATCGAGGGTGACCGTGGTCTGCAGCGGGTTGCGGAACACCGAGAGCGCGCTGCCGAGCACGAAGTTGGCCCGCCACTGGTCGTTGAACTCGTGGTCCAGTTCGAAGGTGTACTGGGTGAACTCCGTCTCAAGGGCGTCGAAACGCGACTCGCTGCGGACATCGACATCATCGAAGAGGCCGTAGACGAGGTTGCCGCGGCTATCGACTTCCGCGGCCAGAACGTCGGTTGCACCCTTCCCCTGGGCGCCGGAACGGCTGAACGACAGGCTCTCGAGGAAGTCCTCCTGGCGGGTCGATTTGAGGTCGGCATAGAGGACATCGAACGAGAAGGTCGTGCCCTCGCGAGGCATCCACTGCAGGCTGCCGGTGATCCCCAGCCGTTCCTGGCTGTGCGTCAGGCGACCGTAGCGGGGAATGCGGGGCGAATAGATGGAGTCCCGGGTCGCCGGGGCGCAGACCGCGGCGGCGGCGGCGCTGCAGGACTGGAACGCCGAGCCGGTGGCGCCCGAGTCGGCCCAGCGCACGGAGCTGAAGCCCTCTTCCAGGAGGTCACGTTCGCTGTAGGCGATCGAGAACAGCGCGCCGAGGTTCCCGCTATCGGTCTGGTCGGACCATAGGAAGGCGCCACGCGGGTTATACTCGCTGGCCAGGTCGTTGTAGCCGTACTGGCCGGCGAGGGTCAGGACACGGTCCTTGAAGTCGAACGGTCGCGAGGTGCGCAGATCGACCGTCGCGCCGAGCGAGCCTTCCTCGACCGCCGCCGACTGCGTCTTGCGGACGGTGATGGAGTTGAACAGTTCCGAGGCGAAGATGTTGAAGTCGAACTGGCGCGTGCGGTTGGCGCCGCCGGAGCTGTCGGTGCCGCCGGTCGTCGCCAGGGCCTGGATGCCGTTGACCCGGATGCGAGTGAAGTCTGAACCGAGCCCGCGGACAGTGATCGAACGGCCCTCGCCGGCGTCACGGTCGATGGAAACCCCGGGAATACGCTGAATGGCCTCAGCCAGGTTCAGATCAGGAAAGTCGGCGATGTCTTCGGCCTTGATCGAGTCGACGACCGCCGTCTCCTGGCGCTTGGCGGCGATGGCGTTGGCCAGACTACCCTTGAAGCCGGTGACGACAACCACCTCGACGTCGCCGTCTTCGGTCGTCGCCGGCGCCTCCTGCGCCGAGGCATAGCCGGCGGCGCCGAGCGCGACGGTCATGGCCGCCAGCGACGCGCCACAACGGAGCGCGAAGCCGCGCGAACGATCCTTGTTGGACATCCTGTAGTCCCTCCCCTTTCAGGCTCGTCCGCGGTCTGACGCCGCCGTCCTGCCTACCTGTGACACGATCCGGGACCGGCGCCCTCCTGGCAACGCCCCCGGGTTGGTGACACCGGTGTCATTACAAGTCGGAACTTGTTTGACACCGGTATCATCGGCGTTGATATCTCGCTTTCGAACGATTTGACAAGCCCCTCCGCCGAACTTCCGCCGAAGTTCACCTAACGGGAGAATTCGAACGTGAGCCGTCTTGCCGCCTGCCTGCTGGGCGCCGCCTGCGCCGCTTTCGCCCATCCGGCGGCCGCCGCCGATCCCCTGCCCGCCTTCCCCGGCGCCGAGGGACACGGACGGTTTTCGCAGGGCGGCCGGGGCGGGGCGGTGCTTTTCGTGACCAATCTGGACGACGCCGGACCTGGCAGCCTGCGCGCCGCCGTAGAGGCCAAGGGGCCGCGGACGGTGGTGTTCGAGACGGCCGGAACCATCCGGCTGAAATCGCCCCTGAAGGTCTCCCGCGGCCGCATCACCATCGCCGGCCAGACCGCGCCGGGCGATGGAATTACCCTGGCCGACCAGCCGCTGATCATCGCCGCCGACGATGTGGTGGTGCGCTTCCTGCGGGTGCGGCTGGGCGGAGAGTCTGGTGTCCAGGAGGACGCGGTCACGGTCTCGCGCGGCCGCCGCATCATGCTCGACCACATCTCGGCCAGCTGGTCGGTGGACGAGACCCTGTCGGTGGGCAGCCGCTACAGCCCGCCGGAGGATGGCGTCTACGACGTCACCGTGCAGTGGAGCCTGATCGGCGAGAGCCTGAACCGGTCGCTGCACGAGAAGGGCCGCCACGGCTACGGCAGCCTGATCCGGGGCGGCCACGGGGCGAGGATGAGCTTCCACCACAACCTGTGGGCCAGTCATCAGGCGCGGATGCCGAGACCCGGCAACTACAACGGCCCGGAGGTGGATCCGCTTGGCCCCTTCATCGAGTTCCGCAACAACGTCTTCTACAACTGGGGCGGCGGCCATGCGGGCTACAACGCCGACACGGCGGCGCTGGCGGCCTACGACTTCGTCGGCAACAGCTACCTGCCCGGGCCCGACAGCGTCGGCCGGCTGGCCTTCTGCGAGGACAACAGCCTGTCGCGGGCCTGGTTCGCCGACAACAGCATGGCGGGCGTGGTTCCGGCCGATCCCTGGAGCCTGGTCGGATGCAAGCCGCCGGCCGGGTATCGGGCGACGGGTCCCCTCGCCGCCTCGAATGTCACGACCACGTCGTCAGCGGTGGCGGCGGAGGCGGTGCTGGCGCGGGCCGGCGCCTCGAAGGCGCGCGACGCGGTGGACCTGCGTATCGTGGCAGGCGTGAGGGACGGAAGGGGCCGGCTGATCGACAGCGAAACCCAGGTCGGCGGCTGGCCGGCGCTGAAGGCTGGGGCGGCGCCGGCGGACGTGGACCGCGACGGGATGGCGGATGCCTGGGAGCGCCAGCACGGGCTCGACCCGTCCGATGGCACGGATGGCGCCGGTGACAAGGACGGTGATGGCTACACGAACCTGGAGGCTTACCTGAGCAGCCTGACCTAGCCGGTATTACGCAGGCCCGCCGCGATCCCCGTCACTGTCAGCTGGATCGCCAGCCGCGTCTCCTCGCTGTCATCGCCCTTGCGGCGGCGGCTGAGAAGTTCCAGCTGCAAGTGGTTGAGGGGCCTGACGGAACCAGCAGCCAGCGCGACGGACTCGGCCAGGTCGGGGCGGTCATCGAGGAGCTTCGTTCCGCCCCGGATCGCCAGGGCCAGATCGACGGCCGCGTCATGCTCGCGGCGGATGGCGTCGAAGATCGGGTCGGCCGAGGCGCGGTCCTCGCACAGGGCCGCATAGCGCACCGCCAGAGCCATATCGCTCTGGGCCAGGGCCAGTTCCATGTTGGACAACAGGGCCTCGACGATGTCGAACTCGGCGGCCAGTTCTGCCAGCCGGGCCGGCTCCAGACCCGCCCGCTGCGCGCCGCCGGCCAGGCCGTACCAGCCCGGCAGCATGATCCGCGCCTGCGACCAGCTGAACACCCAGGGAATGGCCCGCAGGTCTTCGATGCGGCGGCTCTTGGTCCGTGAAGCGGGGCGGCTGCCGATGTTGAGCGTGACGATCTCGGCGATCGGGGTGGCGGACCAGAAGAAATCCTCGAAGCCCGGGGTGTCGTAGACGAGGGCGCGATAGTGGGCGAAGGCGCCGGCGGCCAGGGCGTCCATGGCTTCGACCGCCCTGGGGTGGACGGGGTCGCGCGGCCGGGCGGTGGCGGTGAGGACGGCGGCGGTCAGGCCCTCGAGGTTGCGGCGGGCGGTGGGCTGGTCGCCGAAGCGGCGGAAGATCATCTCGCCCTGCTCGGTCATCCGCAGGCGGCCCTGGACGGTGCCGGGTGGCTGGGCCAGCACGGCCTCGGCGGCGGGACCCCCGCCCCGGCCGACCGAGCCGCCTCGGCCGTGGAAGATGCGCAGGCCGACGCCCAGCCGGTCACATTCGGCGGCCAGGGCCGTGGCGGCCCGGGCCACGCCCCAGCGGGAGGCGACATAGCCGCCGTCCTTGTTGCTGTCCGAATAGCCGACCATCACCTCCTGCACCGGCGACGGGCCGAGCAGGGACCTGGCGGCGTCGGTCTCCAGCCAGGCGCGGAGCACGGCCGGGCCCGCCTCCAGGTCGCCGATGGTTTCGAACAACGGGCTGACGCGCACCGCGGCGCGCGGCTGGGCGCCGCCCCAGACCAGGCCAGACTGCTTCAGAAGGACCAGGGGTTCGAGGATGTCGGAGACGGTGGCCGACTTGGAGACGACATAGGCGCCGATGGCCGCCGGGCCGTAGTCGGCAATGGCGCGGGCGGCGGCGTCGATGATCGACAGCTCGCGGGCCGTCTCCTCGCCATAGGCGGTGAAAGGCGAGCGCAGCGGGCGCGGGGTGGCCAGTTCCTCGAGCAGGATGGCGACGCGGGCGTCCTCGCTCAGCGCCAGGTAGTCGGCTTCGCCGCCGGCTTGTTTGAGAAGGTCGGCGATGACCCGCTCATGGACATCGGAGTTCTGCCGCAGATCGACCGAAAGCAGGTGGAAGCCGGCGGCCCGGGCCAGGGCCAGCAGGGTCTTGAGCCGGCCGCCGACCAGGCGCGCGCCGCCATGGGTTTCCAGCGAGACGCGGATGACCTCAAGGTCGGCGATGAAGGCCTCGGGGGCGTCATAGGCGGGGCCGTCCGGATCGCTGACGGCATAGGCGACCCGCGTCCCCGTCAGCTTGACCGAGGTGGCGCAGAGGCGGTCGAAGATGCGTTCGAAGGCTAGACGATAGGGTTCATCCAGGCGATGGACGCTCGGCTGGTCAGCCTGCATGGCCAGCGCCAGCAGGGACTCGGAGGCTGGCCCATAGGCGGTCGAGATGGCCAGGTCCGACCACAGCCGTCGCACCTCGGAAGCATAGTGGTCGAGGATCAGCCGGGCCTGCGACTTCAAGGCCAGCGCCAGAGTCTCGGCTCCGACCCCGGGGTGGCCGTCGCGGTCGCCGCCCAGCCAGGTGCCGAGCTTGAGGATGGGACCGAGCTCGCCGATCTCCTCACCCCAGCGGTCGTAGAGCTCGATCAGGGCCGGCAGGATGGCGGTGCGCACCACCGACAGGGCGTTGCGGATCTCGTCGGCGACGGTGATCTTCTCGGGCCGGTAGAGCCGGGTGCGCCAGAGCAGAGCCGTCTCGCGGAACAGATCCTCGCGGATCTGGCGGTCGAGGGCCGGCGGCAGGTGATGGCGGCGCAGGGCCATCAGCCGGGCGATCTCGACCTGGCGCTCGACCAGGGCCCGGCGGCGAACCTCGGTCGGGTGGGCGGTGAGCACCGGGGTGACCGACAGACCGGTCAGCGCCCGGGCGCCGGGCTCGCCGAGCGCCTTGAGGGCGTCGGCCAGGGTGGCGGTCTCTGCCTGGCTTTCGGCCTCGGCTTCGGCCCGGCGGCCGGCGACATCCTCGCCGATGTTGGCCAGCATGGAGGCGCAGGCGAAGGCTCGGGCCAGCAGCGAGGCTTCCGATGGGGTCACCGCGTTGAACAGGAAGCCGAGATGAGGCGCTTCGCCACCCTCTCCGGCGGCGGCCCGGGCCGCCTCGACCAGACGGGCGGCATCCTCGCCATCAAGATAGCGGATGGCCTCGGCGAGCAGGTCGCCGAGCAGCGCCAGGTTCTTGCGGACCTGGCCATTGGAGGACACCCCTCCGGTGTTCGCGGAACCGGTCAGCGGGCCAGCCATCCCCCGTCCACGGGCAGGATGGCGCCATGCACATAGTTCGAGGCCGCCGAGGCCAGGAACACGGCCGCGCCGCCAAGATCCGACGGCTGGCCCCAACGGCCGGCCGGGATGCGCTCGAGGATGGACTTGTTGCGCGCCTCGTCGGCCCGCAGGGCCTCGGTGTTGTTGGTCGAGAAATAGCCGGGCGCGATGGCGTTCACATTGATTCCCTTGACCGCCCACTCGTTGGCGAGCAGGCGGGTCAGACCGGCGATGCCGCTCTTGCTTGCCGCGTAGGAAGCCACGCGCACGCCGCC
The nucleotide sequence above comes from Caulobacter sp. NIBR1757. Encoded proteins:
- the ppc gene encoding phosphoenolpyruvate carboxylase; translation: MAGPLTGSANTGGVSSNGQVRKNLALLGDLLAEAIRYLDGEDAARLVEAARAAAGEGGEAPHLGFLFNAVTPSEASLLARAFACASMLANIGEDVAGRRAEAEAESQAETATLADALKALGEPGARALTGLSVTPVLTAHPTEVRRRALVERQVEIARLMALRRHHLPPALDRQIREDLFRETALLWRTRLYRPEKITVADEIRNALSVVRTAILPALIELYDRWGEEIGELGPILKLGTWLGGDRDGHPGVGAETLALALKSQARLILDHYASEVRRLWSDLAISTAYGPASESLLALAMQADQPSVHRLDEPYRLAFERIFDRLCATSVKLTGTRVAYAVSDPDGPAYDAPEAFIADLEVIRVSLETHGGARLVGGRLKTLLALARAAGFHLLSVDLRQNSDVHERVIADLLKQAGGEADYLALSEDARVAILLEELATPRPLRSPFTAYGEETARELSIIDAAARAIADYGPAAIGAYVVSKSATVSDILEPLVLLKQSGLVWGGAQPRAAVRVSPLFETIGDLEAGPAVLRAWLETDAARSLLGPSPVQEVMVGYSDSNKDGGYVASRWGVARAATALAAECDRLGVGLRIFHGRGGSVGRGGGPAAEAVLAQPPGTVQGRLRMTEQGEMIFRRFGDQPTARRNLEGLTAAVLTATARPRDPVHPRAVEAMDALAAGAFAHYRALVYDTPGFEDFFWSATPIAEIVTLNIGSRPASRTKSRRIEDLRAIPWVFSWSQARIMLPGWYGLAGGAQRAGLEPARLAELAAEFDIVEALLSNMELALAQSDMALAVRYAALCEDRASADPIFDAIRREHDAAVDLALAIRGGTKLLDDRPDLAESVALAAGSVRPLNHLQLELLSRRRKGDDSEETRLAIQLTVTGIAAGLRNTG